From the Primulina tabacum isolate GXHZ01 chromosome 3, ASM2559414v2, whole genome shotgun sequence genome, one window contains:
- the LOC142539629 gene encoding uncharacterized protein LOC142539629, with protein sequence MGVCSSCEATSVATAKLILYDGRLQEFPHPVKVSYVLQKNPSCFICSSDEMDFDGVVSAVGEEEELQPGQLYFALPLSRLQRRLQADDMAALAVKASSALTKSGDKCGHRRNVLLFSEENGGGVRSRKVSGMGDIGSRRRNVGGGRAAGRRSGKFSAQLSAIPE encoded by the coding sequence ATGGGTGTATGCAGTTCTTGCGAGGCGACTTCTGTGGCCACTGCTAAATTGATATTGTACGATGGGAGATTACAGGAGTTCCCTCACCCGGTTAAGGTCTCCTACGTCTTGCAGAAGAATCCATCTTGCTTCATTTGTAGTTCTGATGAGATGGATTTCGACGGCGTTGTATCTGCGGTTGGCGAAGAGGAGGAGCTGCAGCCGGGTCAGCTATACTTTGCGCTGCCGTTGAGCCGGCTGCAGCGCAGGCTGCAGGCGGATGACATGGCTGCGTTGGCCGTGAAAGCCAGTTCTGCCCTGACCAAGAGTGGGGATAAATGCGGGCATCGGAGGAATGTGTTGTTGTTTTCCGAGGAGAATGGTGGTGGCGTGAGGTCGAGGAAGGTGTCGGGCATGGGAGATATCGGATCCAGGAGGCGGAATGTTGGCGGCGGCCGCGCTGCCGGGAGGCGTAGTGGGAAGTTCTCGGCGCAATTGAGCGCGATCCCTGAGTAG
- the LOC142538325 gene encoding STS14 protein-like translates to MYHRAFSTVLKIFDTGGKKTKMFLLLSMFTSLMLISQASTQAQPPPSPPVAAPPAPSVALPNSTQEYLEAHNQARAEVGVGPLVWSEPLAKSASLTVRLQRDKQNCTFANLSNSRYGGNQLWAGGFTVTPRIAVETWVAEKKFYSYANNSCAPEHRCGVYTQVVWKKSQELGCAEAVCPKERSSLTICFYNPPGNVIGEKPY, encoded by the coding sequence atgtatCACAGAGCATTCAGTACTGTCCTGAAAATATTTGACACTGGGGGAAAGAAAACGAAGATGTTCCTACTCTTATCAATGTTCACTTCTCTAATGCTCATCTCCCAGGCTTCAACCCAAGCTCAGCCGCCGCCGTCTCCTCCGGTGGCAGCGCCCCCAGCTCCCTCGGTGGCTCTACCCAACTCGACCCAAGAATATCTTGAAGCCCACAACCAAGCGAGGGCCGAAGTAGGTGTCGGCCCCCTCGTGTGGAGCGAGCCACTAGCCAAATCCGCCAGCCTTACGGTGAGGCTCCAGAGGGATAAACAGAACTGCACCTTCGCTAACTTGAGCAACAGCAGGTACGGCGGCAACCAGCTGTGGGCCGGTGGCTTCACCGTCACGCCGCGAATCGCGGTGGAGACGTGGGTGGCGGAGAAGAAGTTCTACTCTTACGCTAACAATTCTTGCGCGCCGGAACACCGCTGTGGGGTTTACACACAGGTGGTGTGGAAGAAGTCGCAGGAACTGGGGTGTGCTGAGGCTGTTTGTCCCAAAGAGCGTTCTAGTTTAACCATTTGTTTCTATAATCCCCCTGGAAATGTAATAGGAGAGAAACCGTACTAG
- the LOC142539631 gene encoding pentatricopeptide repeat-containing protein At2g29760, chloroplastic-like: protein MLKFPKRLTVVSRHNLHPPPFLYTTATSYAPSSSSHHLLHSVVEKCSSMSQLKAIHGQIILRGLTHEIITLSKLISFCAVDPFGDLQYAHYLFGKMPQRNRYMYNILIRVSLNGQQSEKALSLYGQMVNSGIFPNEFTFPFVLKACAVQKSYLEGVLVHALALKLGFSEAYVFVQNGLINLYVCCGKIGCARKVFDGIEIRNLVSWNSVIGGYAKMGNWNEAFCLFHEMRDAGFEPNGHTLVSFLSLCSRIYDVKLGRFIHWYIEINRVNIDVYVQNALLDMYAKCGHLLKAGVVFTRMVDKNVVSWTSMVSACAKHGFVEFAESVFDQMPVKNVVSWNSMISCYLQNGQCKKSLELFYQMCNTGVLPDETTIVSVLSACGQLGDLVTGKKLHAYCRDNEVKSTVTLCNSLVDIYAKCGSTELAFDVFLNMPEKNIVSWNIMISSLALHGFGYKAIQLFQMMETSGIQPDAITFNGLLSACCHCGLIDIGRYFFNKMSRVYRIHHDIEHYACMIDILGRGGCLEEAFSLVGKMETRPDIVIWGALLGACRIHKNVLFAKLVLKQILELEPYTGGLYVLMSNIFCEAQRWDDTKKMWKLMKDYGVQKHEAVSSIEISGRISEFMVGNKKHEASDLVYNVLNQLMDQLKSKQYEFNVALFTHSW from the coding sequence ATGCTCAAATTTCCCAAGCGTTTGACCGTTGTCTCGCGCCATAATCTCCACCCTCCCCCTTTTCTATACACCACCGCCACTTCCTACGCTCCCTCTTCTTCTTCTCACCATTTGCTCCATTCTGTCGTTGAAAAATGCTCTTCCATGAGCCAACTGAAAGCTATTCACGGCCAAATAATCCTCCGAGGTCTGACACACGAAATCATCACTCTCAGCAAACTTATTTCGTTCTGCGCCGTGGATCCTTTCGGTGATCTTCAATATGCGCACTACCTGTTCGGGAAAATGCCCCAACGGAATCGATACATGTATAACATATTAATAAGGGTCTCTTTGAATGGCCAACAGTCGGAAAAGGCTCTCTCTCTTTACGGACAAATGGTCAATTCTGGGATTTTTCCGAACGAGTTTACCTTTCCTTTTGTACTGAAAGCGTGTGCTGTTCAGAAGTCATACCTGGAAGGGGTTTTGGTTCATGCGCTTGCTTTAAAATTGGGGTTTTCTGAAGCTTATGTATTTGTGCAAAATGGCTTAATCAATTTGTACGTTTGTTGTGGGAAGATTGGGTGTGCCAGGAAAGTCTTTGACGGCATTGAGATCAGAAATTTAGTGTCATGGAACTCCGTTATTGGTGGATATGCGAAAATGGGTAATTGGAATGAAGCATTTTGTCTTTTCCATGAGATGAGGGATGCAGGCTTCGAGCCTAATGGGCATACTCTTGTTAGTTTCCTCTCGCTTTGCTCGAGAATTTACGATGTGAAGCTGGGGAGGTTTATTCATTGGTATATTGAGATTAATAGGGTCAATATTGATGTTTATGTGCAAAACGCGCTTTTGGATATGTATGCCAAGTGTGGGCACTTGCTGAAGGCTGGAGTAGTTTTTACGCGAATGGTTGATAAAAACGTGGTTTCTTGGACTTCCATGGTTAGTGCATGTGCTAAACATGGATTTGTTGAATTCGCTGAGAGTGTTTTTGACCAAATGCCGGTAAAAAATGTGGTTTCTTGGAATTCAATGATTTCATGTTATCTCCAAAATGGTCAATGCAAGAAATCATTAGAACTCTTTTACCAAATGTGTAATACTGGTGTACTTCCTGATGAAACAACCATAGTTAGTGTCCTTTCGGCCTGTGGTCAACTAGGTGATTTGGTTACAGGAAAGAAACTACATGCCTATTGCCGTGATAATGAGGTAAAATCTACTGTCACTTTGTGTAATTCCCTTGTAGACATATATGCGAAATGTGGTTCAACAGAGTTAGCTTTTGATGTCTTTCTGAACATGCCGGAGAAAAATATCGTCTCGTGGAATATAATGATCAGTTCCCTTGCATTACATGGCTTTGGATATAAAGCGATCCAACTTTTCCAAATGATGGAAACCTCTGGGATACAGCCCGATGCAATAACTTTCAATGGCTTGCTTTCTGCTTGTTGTCATTGTGGCTTAATTGATATCGGCAGATATTTCTTTAATAAAATGAGTCGTGTATACAGAATACATCATGATATTGAACATTATGCATGTATGATCGATATTCTTGGCCGTGGAGGATGCCTTGAAGAGGCCTTCTCTCTGGTTGGGAAAATGGAAACAAGGCCGGATATAGTTATTTGGGGTGCTTTGCTTGGTGCTTGCAGAATTCATAAAAATGTTCTATTTGCAAAACTAGTATTAAAGCAGATTTTGGAGCTGGAACCTTACACCGGGGGGTTGTACGTGCTCATGTCAAATATTTTTTGCGAAGCTCAACGATGGGATGACACGAAGAAGATGTGGAAACTAATGAAGGATTATGGTGTGCAAAAGCATGAAGCAGTCAGCTCGATTGAAATCAGCGGCCGGATTTCTGAATTCATGGTCGGCAACAAGAAACATGAAGCGTCTGATCTTGTATACAATGTGCTCAATCAATTGATGGATCAGTTAAAATCCAAACAGTACGAATTTAATGTTGCCTTATTTACACATTCTTGGTAA
- the LOC142539628 gene encoding uncharacterized protein LOC142539628 isoform X1, with protein MGFEGFRSSKLPALVRHRRSKSFPHSREPEEDNLEQPHQQKLDTGHLNGSFSSNTNNLCKSEIQDSLSREIQQLEKRLQDQVSVRCAMEKALGYKASSHYINETTIPQPAAELIKEIAVLELEVEHLEHHLLSLYRNAFDPQFTSLTPPKKFGVKSQQPALRRRRLDFSGTDTSSAEDKFAPEINTHSLSKEIDEDILVESLVQRSHSSLSQRTAPSSKTSLNTCYSQPLAMMEYSQNTSSNVISLAEHLGTRISDHLPETPNKLSEEMVRCMCNIYYKLADPPLVHHSYSSPTSSFSSVGAFSPKFQPDLWSQGFRNEFSFDVRLDNPFHTEGLKDFSGPYSTMVEVNCIYRNREKLNYIEYLLRDFRSLISRLEEIDPGKLTHEEKLAFWINIHNALVMHAFLAYGIPENNMKRMFLLMKAAYDVGGQIVSADVMQNSILGCRMSHPGQWLRLLFSSRTKFKSSDARQAYAIAGSEPLLHFALSTGSHSDPAVRTYTPKKVYHQLEAAKEEYIRATFGIRKDKRIVLPKIVEYFAKESGLCAGDIVRMIQQSLPESLTKTIKRRSKPAQSSRKDIEWVPHNFSFRYLILKELVK; from the exons ATGGGTTTCGAAGGGTTTCGCAGCAGCAAGTTGCCTGCGCTGGTTAGACACAGGCGTTCCAAGAG CTTCCCCCACAGCAGAGAACCTGAGGAAGATAACTTGGAACAACCTCATCAACAGAAGCTG GATACAGGACACTTAAATGGCTCTTTCAGCAGCAATACAAATAATTTATGTAAATCTGAAATCCAAGATTCTTTGAGTCGAGAG ATACAGCAGCTCGAAAAAAGATTGCAGGATCAAGTATCTGTTCGCTGTGCCATGGAAAAGGCACTTGGTTACAAGGCTTCGTCCCACTATATAAATGAAACCACTATTCCTCAG CCAGCTGCAGAGCTCATTAAAGAAATTGCAGTATTGGAGCTAGAAGTCGAGCACTTAGAGCATCATCTTCTGTCACTGTATCGAAATGCATTTGATCCTCAATTCACTTCCCTAACCCCACCCAAGAAATTTGGAGTAAAATCACAGCAACCGGCCTTGAGAAGGAGGCGACTAGATTTTTCAGGAACAGATACTTCGTCAGCAGAAGATAAATTTGCACCTGAGATTAATACTCATTCATTATCTAAGGAAAtcgatgaagatattcttgttgAGTCGTTAGTTCAACGCTCCCACTCTTCACTCTCTCAACGTACAGCACCGTCGAGCAAAACTTCTCTTAATACATGTTATTCTCAGCCATTGGCCATGATGGag TATTCTCAGAATACGTCTTCGAATGTAATTAGTTTGGCGGAGCATCTTGGAACCCGTATTTCGGATCATTTACCAGAGACACCGAACAAGCTTTCGGAAGAAATGGTCAGGTGCATGTGCAACATATATTACAAGCTTGCTGATCCTCCATTGGTGCACCACAGCTACTCGTCGCCCACTTCATCTTTTTCATCTGTGGGTGCATTTTCTCCAAAATTTCAGCCTGACTTGTGGAGTCAAGGATTTAGAAACGAGTTTTCCTTTGATGTTCGGCTGGATAACCCGTTTCATACGGAAGGGCTGAAAGATTTTAGTGGACCTTACAGCACAATGGTTGAAGTAAATTGTATATACAGAAATAGAGAGAAATTGAACTATATCGAATACTTATTACGGGACTTTAG GTCACTTATTTCTCGATTGGAAGAGATAGATCCCGGAAAGTTGACCCATGAGGAGAAGCTGGCATTCTGGATCAATATACACAATGCTTTGGTGATGCAT GCGTTTCTGGCATATGGCATCCCGGAAAACAATATGAAGCGGATGTTTCTACTGATGAAG GCTGCCTACGATGTTGGAGGTCAAATAGTGAGCGCAGATGTTATGCAGAATTCTATCCTGGGATGCCGAATGTCGCATCCTGGACAG TGGCTTAGGTTACTGTTTTCATCAAgaacaaaatttaaatcaagcgaTGCACGGCAAGCATATGCTATTGCAGGATCCGAGCCACTTCTGCACTTTGCTCTCTCAACCGGGAGCCACTCTGATCCAGCA GTTCGTACATACACGCCAAAGAAAGTATATCATCAACTGGAAGCTGCAAAAGAAGAGTACATTCGAGCTACATTTGGTATTCGGAAGGATAAAAGGATCGTCCTGCCGAAGATAGTGGAGTACTTCGCCAAGGAGTCAGGTCTCTGTGCTGGTGACATAGTACGGATGATCCAACAATCTTTACCTGAGTCTCTAACGAAAACCATTAAGAGAAGATCCAAACCTGCTCAATCTTCGCGCAAAGACATCGAATGGGTTCCACATAATTTTTCTTTCAGGTATCTAATATTGAAAGAGCTGGTGAAGTGA
- the LOC142539628 gene encoding uncharacterized protein LOC142539628 isoform X2 — MGFEGFRSSKLPALVRHRRSKSFPHSREPEEDNLEQPHQQKLDTGHLNGSFSSNTNNLCKSEIQDSLSREIQQLEKRLQDQVSVRCAMEKALGYKASSHYINETTIPQPAAELIKEIAVLELEVEHLEHHLLSLYRNAFDPQFTSLTPPKKFGVKSQQPALRRRRLDFSGTDTSSAEDKFAPEINTHSLSKEIDEDILVESLVQRSHSSLSQRTAPSSKTSLNTCYSQPLAMMENTSSNVISLAEHLGTRISDHLPETPNKLSEEMVRCMCNIYYKLADPPLVHHSYSSPTSSFSSVGAFSPKFQPDLWSQGFRNEFSFDVRLDNPFHTEGLKDFSGPYSTMVEVNCIYRNREKLNYIEYLLRDFRSLISRLEEIDPGKLTHEEKLAFWINIHNALVMHAFLAYGIPENNMKRMFLLMKAAYDVGGQIVSADVMQNSILGCRMSHPGQWLRLLFSSRTKFKSSDARQAYAIAGSEPLLHFALSTGSHSDPAVRTYTPKKVYHQLEAAKEEYIRATFGIRKDKRIVLPKIVEYFAKESGLCAGDIVRMIQQSLPESLTKTIKRRSKPAQSSRKDIEWVPHNFSFRYLILKELVK; from the exons ATGGGTTTCGAAGGGTTTCGCAGCAGCAAGTTGCCTGCGCTGGTTAGACACAGGCGTTCCAAGAG CTTCCCCCACAGCAGAGAACCTGAGGAAGATAACTTGGAACAACCTCATCAACAGAAGCTG GATACAGGACACTTAAATGGCTCTTTCAGCAGCAATACAAATAATTTATGTAAATCTGAAATCCAAGATTCTTTGAGTCGAGAG ATACAGCAGCTCGAAAAAAGATTGCAGGATCAAGTATCTGTTCGCTGTGCCATGGAAAAGGCACTTGGTTACAAGGCTTCGTCCCACTATATAAATGAAACCACTATTCCTCAG CCAGCTGCAGAGCTCATTAAAGAAATTGCAGTATTGGAGCTAGAAGTCGAGCACTTAGAGCATCATCTTCTGTCACTGTATCGAAATGCATTTGATCCTCAATTCACTTCCCTAACCCCACCCAAGAAATTTGGAGTAAAATCACAGCAACCGGCCTTGAGAAGGAGGCGACTAGATTTTTCAGGAACAGATACTTCGTCAGCAGAAGATAAATTTGCACCTGAGATTAATACTCATTCATTATCTAAGGAAAtcgatgaagatattcttgttgAGTCGTTAGTTCAACGCTCCCACTCTTCACTCTCTCAACGTACAGCACCGTCGAGCAAAACTTCTCTTAATACATGTTATTCTCAGCCATTGGCCATGATGGag AATACGTCTTCGAATGTAATTAGTTTGGCGGAGCATCTTGGAACCCGTATTTCGGATCATTTACCAGAGACACCGAACAAGCTTTCGGAAGAAATGGTCAGGTGCATGTGCAACATATATTACAAGCTTGCTGATCCTCCATTGGTGCACCACAGCTACTCGTCGCCCACTTCATCTTTTTCATCTGTGGGTGCATTTTCTCCAAAATTTCAGCCTGACTTGTGGAGTCAAGGATTTAGAAACGAGTTTTCCTTTGATGTTCGGCTGGATAACCCGTTTCATACGGAAGGGCTGAAAGATTTTAGTGGACCTTACAGCACAATGGTTGAAGTAAATTGTATATACAGAAATAGAGAGAAATTGAACTATATCGAATACTTATTACGGGACTTTAG GTCACTTATTTCTCGATTGGAAGAGATAGATCCCGGAAAGTTGACCCATGAGGAGAAGCTGGCATTCTGGATCAATATACACAATGCTTTGGTGATGCAT GCGTTTCTGGCATATGGCATCCCGGAAAACAATATGAAGCGGATGTTTCTACTGATGAAG GCTGCCTACGATGTTGGAGGTCAAATAGTGAGCGCAGATGTTATGCAGAATTCTATCCTGGGATGCCGAATGTCGCATCCTGGACAG TGGCTTAGGTTACTGTTTTCATCAAgaacaaaatttaaatcaagcgaTGCACGGCAAGCATATGCTATTGCAGGATCCGAGCCACTTCTGCACTTTGCTCTCTCAACCGGGAGCCACTCTGATCCAGCA GTTCGTACATACACGCCAAAGAAAGTATATCATCAACTGGAAGCTGCAAAAGAAGAGTACATTCGAGCTACATTTGGTATTCGGAAGGATAAAAGGATCGTCCTGCCGAAGATAGTGGAGTACTTCGCCAAGGAGTCAGGTCTCTGTGCTGGTGACATAGTACGGATGATCCAACAATCTTTACCTGAGTCTCTAACGAAAACCATTAAGAGAAGATCCAAACCTGCTCAATCTTCGCGCAAAGACATCGAATGGGTTCCACATAATTTTTCTTTCAGGTATCTAATATTGAAAGAGCTGGTGAAGTGA